TTGTTTTTCGAACTTTCGTTTATTCATATCTATGTACTCGTTACATATCTTGATTCGCTGCGATCTTCGAGGCTCTGCTTGCGGATGATTGAACAATGCCGACCTCGGGCGTCATGTACCCGCTGAGATTGATAACGTATATGCTCATCATGAAGATTAGGCCGTGAATGCCGAAACAGTAGAATAGAAATAGTACTCTCGTCGTCTTGTTTGCAAGTACAATTCGCGCAAAGCTCAGAAACATTTTTTCCCATATCGATAGTTTGTTCCTCCTGTAGTActccatctctttcttcttcaagtttgtcaATGGATTTATGGAGTCCTCGAATATCTGCGAGTATTGAGCTTCAGCGTCGATGTTAGCGATCGCTGCGTCTCCGGTGTTCCCACTAGACCTCGATAAGTAGCGCATCCGCTCGTACAGTTTGGCGTTATCAGCTTGTAATTTAGTCAGCTCACCCTTGAGCTTATTTTTATCGTTGTTGAGCTGTCTCATCTGCTTCTCTAGCTCGGTATTTCTGTTGCGTAATCTATCACGTTGCTTGGTTATGATTGGCAGAATAGTATTGTTGCCGAAAGTAGCAGCAGTCTCTGACTCCTCAGGTATGCCAACAATCGAGCTAGTCGGTGATAACTTACCCCATCGATTGTTCATCTGTCTTGTGACGCCTGACATCATACTTGCCGTGTCATTAAATTTTTgatcgacttcttcgatcttATCAAGATCAGCCTCCAGTTTACGGTTCAGAATTTCCGACTCCGTAAGCTTATTTTGTAGCTCAGATATTTGAGCTTTCAGCTTATTGTTCTCCTCTTCACAATCGCCGAATTTACTTCGTAAATCAGCAAGTGCCCCTTGTAATCTCTTATTCGCAGATATGATGCCGGATTCCACACTGCTTTGCCCGGCAACGTTCTCCTCATCATTTGTGTCAGTCCCGAATTCtatcctcttcaaagctgaTAACTCCTCTTTGATTTGAACATAGTCCGAATAATTCTCTAGTTTCATCCTGGTAGAATTTACTTCTGACTTATAGGAATTCACTTCCGCCTGCAAATTACTAATCTTCTCGgtcagctctttctctattttcttgagctgctgatgCTCACGTTCTGACGAAGCACTCAGTAGGGCATTTTCGCTCTCCAACTGCCTTATCTTGTTTTCCCTAGCTTGCAATTGCGATTCTTGCTCAGCGGTACTTGTAGCTTTCGCTAGGGCGCCGTTTAATTCCTCATTCCTTCGCTCCAGTTGGAAAACTCTAGACTGTGCAGATTCCAGTTCCTGTTCGAGAAGGTTTCGTGCCGTCACATCGTGAGATAGACCCTCATCAGTTTCCTTTTCTACCACAGCCCCTTCATAAAGGCGCTTCTCCAGATTTTCAACCTGCTTAAGGAGCTTTGCCTCCCTTTCATCCCAGTTCCTTTGCTTCTCTCCCCATGTTGAGCTcatttcttgctctttagCCGTCAATCTTCTCGCCAAAGTAACAGCCGCGTTTTGCTCCAAGTCAAGAAGTCTGGCTTTCAAGTTATCATAATCAGCATACTTGGCTAGCTTGTCCTCCAAGTTTTCCACTTGCTGCTTAAGTGCACTGGAGTCATCTATCTTGCTCAGTTTATCCACTGAGTGGATCATCAAGGGGGTCGGATCAGGAGCTTCGCATATCTTACCATACACATCCAGTAATACAACTTCAGagcttttcgatctctttgTAAGGTTGtcgatctcttgctgaTAGTGTTTAATGATCTTGTTGATATTTGCCAATTTTTCATCTGAGGGCAGTTTCTTGAATACTTTAGTCTCAGATGCTAGTGCCTTTCTCGATTCCAAGAATTGAGTCTCTCTCTCCTTTATCTCGATTATATCTTTGTCTAATTGGCTCTGTAAACTGCTTAAATCCGCCTTAGTCCATAGATCCACCGCATGTCGGTAGACTGAAAGATCCATCCTTGGATTCAACACCTTCGTCGGGTAGAATGGTGAGTCGCAAAAGCCTCGGAAGCCTTTTATCTAGGCCCTAGTCGATGTTGTATTCGGTGTTTCACTGTAGAAGACCTCACCTTAAGCCTTACTAGCAGCATTCACTATGGAAGCCCTAACGTAAACTGTGATTACTACTGCTAACAGATTAGAATTCGTTAAATAAGTGTTACATTGGCATTGGTATGCTGTGCTTGCTGTATATGTATGCGGGCGTACGGTCCTGAGAGTCTTCCGGGTTGTGTTTTATGCAGACCAATACCTGTAGAACTGCGGAGCTTCGATTGACACAGGTTTAACCTCATCTTCCGATTTGGCATTTAGCCTTTGAGTTGATGACGGAGACGTGGAGCCATCCTGTGATAGCCCAAACGCAGCGCCTATGCTCAATTTGGGAGGACAATCTAATAGCTGCTTGATCTCGGCGAGGTGAGAAGCCAATTTGTCCTTGTCGTCGATTATCTCGAGTGATTCTTGCAATTTTTGATATACCAAGTGAGAATGCTTCGATAATGCTAATCGCTGAATTAAAGTGTCCTCCTGCTGCCTCTGGAGGCTTTTCCTTTCCAGTTCCAGGGCTCGCTCAATCTTGGTCAGAAATTTCAGCTTTAGCTCTGCTTTCGCTAGCTGGACTTCGACCAGCTCACTGGCAATGGCATTGATTTGTCGCTCTTCATTAGTTGCAAACACATGTGATCTGGCCCCAAGCGATGATAATGCTATTTCCGAAGCTTCCTTTAGCTCGTCCGAGTCTTTGTTCTCCTCCTTGTCTATATCTTCCATTGCCGTAATAGCACGCCCGGTCATTTGTCGGACCACTCTGGGGTCCACTAGACCTACGAGGAACGCGACCGTTGACATTACTGGATTGTCACTCTTCGAGAAGGGTAGATGAGGCGCGTATTTGAGAGGACCTGAATCCTTGCCCGGGCTATGAAGAAACCTGTCCTCTATTGGTAACTGCAGAAACTTCAATATGCATTGTTCTGGGGTCTTGGTATCAATGCTCTTAGCGACCTTGTACCAATCAGATCCATGCTCTTGTAATCCCTTCAGCAGTTTCTGCAACTCCTCCCTAGACCACTGGTCGTCGACGTTCTCGAGTATTTTAGCCTTCTTGACCGGATTCGTGGAGGATGCctgatcttcctcgatTTCGGTTTTCTCTTCGTCTTTAACCTTGTCCTCTGGCGCTTCAGAATCTATCTGGTTgctcatctttctcttccttgtCTCCAAGTATTTGTGCAACGCGCTATTTTCATCGTTCGTGTCCATCATTTTCTTTAACTTGGCCATATCTGGCAACTGCACCGAAGGTTTATAGCTCTCAAATGGGAACAGTCCACGCGGAGCGTCGTGTCTTGTCGAAAACTCCCCAGTAAAGGGCGGCTCCACATTCTTGGGCAGCAGCTTTGCGTCAACCTGATAATTAATCAAACCccacttcatcaaaaacttATGTACACGAAAGATCGCAGCGGCGTCCCCACATACGTTCCGCCTTGCCGCTGTAACGCTGAAATATTCGTTCGGGTTCAATCGATAAGAATTAACCATGAAATTTCGATATCTGACATACACCTGTGGCGTCTTGGACGCTATCCGGTTTGTGAAAAACTCCGGCAGCGATTGCCTCTCGATTGAGTGGATCTTCCGCAGGTCAAACCACCTGGCATAGTTAGGAATCACTATCTCGTGCGACTGCGGTACcgtcagctctttcagctccGATTGCTCCTGAGACTCATTCTTAACTGCGCCGCTCTCTTGCGATTCTTGCCTGAGCATTGACTTGTCCACATTGGCACTTGGCTCCTCCTCATCCCcatcctcctcttccttctgAAGTCCCTCTTCCGCTTCCTCCTGCTGTGCTACCTTCTCCTCGCCCTCGGACATCgcttcatcctcctccCCAAACAGATTCTCGTTAGTTTCGGTTTCGCTATCGGCTCCTCCACTCTTCTCTACATTGTCATTGGCAGCCGCTTTTTCGATGCTCTCTGCTGCCTctccaccaccaccagcatCTTCTGGCCCAAATAATCCGGGGCTCTCCATCGCTCAGCCAGTTGCAGCCACTATACCGCTCATCTCGACCCTTCAAACTACTTGTTTACCATCTAAAATTCGTATTACTTTCgagattgaaaaaaacCTTTGGCCGGGTAATTCGTGAGAGATGATTCGGGATTCTGCATGTCCGGTTTGTTCCGGGAGCTTGCCGGACAGGTCATATCGAATTCTCTATATCGAACAAGGCTTCAAATCAACACGAATATGTCAGATCTGGTCAAGATTTAGTAAAAATTCCACTTCACAAGGCCGCTAGAGTCGCTGGCGGGTTTTCTACAGGTGCTTGGCGCGAATCAGAGATGTTGGTTTCGATTCAGACGCTTTTTGCGGCGGTTTTGATGCTGGTGACAAGAATCGCAGTGGGCGATGTGCAGGTGACAGAGCCGGTAGCCGGTGCTCAGTTTTCCGGGAGTGGCGGTACTGTCAGCATTGATTTGAAGTGGATGGACAACGGAGCGAATCCGCCGGTCGATGATATCACATCTTTCACTTTCACGTTGGAAACGGGTCCCAACAACCACATCCAAGCGGTCAAGAAGCTGGATGAAAGCGTCCCTCTCTCAGCTATCACCAAAGTGGGTGACACCTACTCGTATACGCTTCAATTCCCTTCGGGCATTATCGGAAATGGGCAATACTATATCCAGGTCTATTCGCAAGTGCAAGGGGGCGGCTACACGAACAACTACTCGCCTCGTTTCGAGCTGACTTCGATGGGAGGCACCTCGTCTGCCACTTTCTCTGACTCGACTCAGCCCCCTGGCGAGACGCTGGTTGCCGGGACGGGCACCACCACCGCTTCAGTTGACACCAGATCCTTCACGCTATATTACACGCAACAGACTGGCGTCTCCCGGTTCGCGCCCATGCAGATGCAGCCCGGAAGCAAGATCACGGCCACCACCTGGACCAAGAAGTTCCCCACGAGCGCCGTGACGTACTATTCCACCTACAGAAACACTTTGGCACAGGAGACCACTATCACACCCGGTTGGTCCTACGTCTTATCTAGTGGCATCAACTTTGCCACGCCGGCACCGTACCCTACGGACAACGGTGGGTGGCAGAACCCGAAGCAGAGGCAGAGCCTGTCGACCAGAAAGatcaacatcaagaagagagcaAGGGTAATGGGAAATTAGGCCGTTGGTCCTGTATAGTTAAGCGATATAGACTCTTTATACAATGGCGCGTGTGTAAGTAGGAGGCATACAAACACCGAAAGTCTCAGTAGATCTCCGGGAACTTCCTGCAGAGCTGCTGCAACGCAACGATCCCATCCACGCTGATCTGCTcgttctccttcagcacaCAGGGCACCGCATCCAGCACTAGAAACTCCACGTCTCCGCTGTCGCTGGAGCGACACACAAACTCGTGCCACGATTCTGCCTCGAACTGCTTGTTCAACGAAACCCTCACGTTCGTCAACGTTACCATTTCGCCGCCATCCGTCGGCGAGCTCAGCACCAGCGTGTTCTCTGTTGGTTGCGACTTCACCTGCGCAATGAGCCTGAACACCGGGCAAACGTTCTGTGCTATCTCTCGAGGATCGATTCTGGGCGTCTCGCTGGCCATCTCAGCTGCTATTCCGTCCTTCTGACTGGTCTTCTGGTGTACAAGTGGTGCTCTTTACGCGTTCTAGTACTGTCGCGCTAGCTCTTCTACAGACCAAGGACACGATACACCACGAAGGTCCGCAAGGTGCTGCCAAACTACTCGAGACTGGTTGATAGGCCATCGGACGATGGCAAGGAGGAATGTGGCTGCAATCGCTGGTGGCACAGCCCTCATTGATTAGCAGTAACCCGGTACGAGGGTAATGGGTACTTAAGGCAGCCATTGGGTGAAGGTGGTCGGTGGAAGCTACAGTTCAGGCTGGCTGAAGATGGCGATGAGATTGCAGGACGGGAGCAAGTCGCTGGGACCGAAAGGCGGTCGCTCTCCTTTGAGAAGACACTTGCATGGGTTGCTAACGGTGGGACTCGCCCTTGCTGGGACAGCACTGTATGTGGTCAGTCAGCGTTCATCCAGGGAGGGTGTGATTTTGAGTGGCAAGGAAGTGTCTAGGTGCGGGAAAATCGAGCCAATTGTGCCtagcttcaagaagtcgGTGGATTTGATCCTGCACGATGCAGAATTCAAGCGGTCTTCTGTGGAAAAGCTGTCCAAGGCTATCCAGATCCCGACGGAAATCTGGGACGTGAACCCGGAGCCGGCAGACGACCCTGAATGGTACGCTCATTTCTACGAGTTCCACAGGTTCCTGGAGCAGACGTTTCCGCTGGTTCACGAGAGGCTCACGCGCGAGAAGGTGAACGAGCTGGGCTTACTGTACACCTGGGAGGGCTCGGAGCCCGAGCTGAAGCCGGTGTTGTTTATGGCGCACCAGGATGTGGTTCCGGTGAACAAGGAGACGTGGGATGACTGGGAGTACCCACCATTCTCGGGACATTACGATGAAAAGAGCGACCTGGTTTGGGGCAGAGGCTCGAACGACTGTAAGAACCTGCTGATCGCAGAACTCGAGGCCATTGAACAGCTTTTGCTCGACGGCTACCAGCCGAAGAGGTCTGTGATTTTGTCGTTCggttttgatgaagaatcgagCGGTCCCCTCGGAGCCAGGCATCTGGCTGCTTTCCTCGAGGACAGATACGGTAGGGATGGGATCTTTTCGATCATCGACGAAGGGTTTGGAGTACTGCCCATCGACGAGGGGCTCTTTGTGGCCTCCCCCATCACGGCTGAAAAGGGATACGTCGATGTCGTGGTGACGGTCAATGGGAAGGGCGGCCACTCTTCGGTACCACCAGACCATACTACTATCGGCGTCGCATCAGACCTGATTACTGTTCTCGAAGACAATCCTTTCGGCCCAGATTTCGAGCTCGACAACCCACTCTTCAGTTTGCTGACATGTGCAGCCGAGCATTCAAAGAGGCTCCCCAAAGATTTGAGGAAGCACATCTTGAGGGCGCCAAAGAACAAGGCAAGTCGGAAAATGTTGGAGAAGTTTTTGTCCAGCGATGTTAGGTTCCGTGATTTAATCCGAACCACCAGAGCTGTAGACGTTTTCAACGGTGGTATCAAAGCCAACGCTCTGCCTGAGGTTTCCACCTTCGTGGTCAACCACAGAATAGACATCCACTCGTCTGTGGAAGAAACAGTCGCCGCAGATGCGTACTTTGCTGAGAAAATTGCAAAGAAATATGGTTACGGTTTCGCTCGCAACGGAGAGTTCTCGATTCCAGAAACTGAGCTTGGTTACATTGACGTAAAGGTCGCCAAGGCTTTGGAACCGGCTCCAGTTTCTCCAACTTCGGGTGCCGCTTGGGACATCCTCGCCGGTACCATCCAGGATGTGTTCGAAAATGGGGTTTTCGCCGGCCGCGACGACGCTGAGTTGTACGTTTCAACAACTTTGATGCCAGCAAATACTGATACCAGGTATTACTGGAATTTAACGAAGAACATCTACAGGTTCGTCGCTTCGATCCTTGATGCAAGTACTTTCGAGACTATCCATTCTGTGAATGAGAGTATCAAAGCTAGCAGCCATCTGTCTGCTATTGCATTCATTTACGAGTACATTGTGAacgttgatgaaaatgCTTAGCAAGATAACTAATAAAATTTTCGTATCCGTGAGTAAAGCTGTGTAGCTCAGCGCTAAACGTAACTACTTCGAATTTGGCGATGTGGTGTAGCTAACCGTCTTGTAATCGTCGGAGCTAGAGCCACTATCGCATGTTCTGGGCTGATACATTACAATACCGCCATTTTTCTCTAGGTCGTAGTTTTCGGTGTTAGTTCTACCAAAAGACAGTTGTGAAAGACCGTCTAGCGATGTActgtcttcttcagagagCTTTTGCGACAAGAAGGGGTTGAACCCGTCGGtaccttcttcaacatctgAAGTTGTCGTCTTCTCAAACCCTATGCGGATTCCTCTCTTATTTCGACTCTTTTTGCTACTCTCATAAGGTGTTCTGTAGTCAACGACAAAATGTGCCTGCGACTGAGGACTGTCTGATGAGTAATTACCATCGCTCTTTTCCATAGACGAATCGGAGAAGAATTCATCCTTGTACTCGCTACTTGAGATCTTGCCCAACAGTTTGGCGATCTTGCGATCTTTGCTCTTCTCAATCAATCTCCCTAGAGCGTCCACAATGAAACCTAACTTAATCGAACGCAGGAAGTTGGCGTACATGTGGAGAGCGTCAGCTCCCAACccaaagatgaaaaagaCCAAGTACGACATCAGCACGTAAATCCAGACCGTGAGCAGTCTGCCACCTGCGTCGATCTTTGGTATCACATTCCAAAGTGCGCTCGAATGCGTCTCTTTGTAACTGTAGTGGCCATTGAAACTCTTGACGTCTTCGACAAGCGCATAAATCGACAGCGGGAACATCACCAAGATAATCAGGCAGCAGAAAATCAGCAACCTCGCAAACCTCGTCAGGTTCAATTTCGAGTTTGTGCAATGCAAAATGTCTTTGAcatccttcctcttcctaTAGAAGATGTAGAGAACCATGGACGCATACACCGCCGCAACCGTCGACGCCACGAAGGGCCACATAGTGTAAAGCACGGTGGTCACCCAAGTGGGCGACAACAGGTTCAAACACCCGTAGTACCTGGTCACACCGAATCGGTACATTTGGACCAAATACGAAAGTCCCATGATCACTACGGGCGGAACCAGGCACACCGCCAGGTCCCTGCCGATTTTGCGCCAGGAACCGGCTTCCGGCAGCACCGAATCTGCCTTCAGAACCGAGTGCAGGTTATTAACGATATTTCCCACCGCACAAGAAATACCAACGTTCGCTCCAACCTGCAGCTTCACCACTACATCGCACCATCCCTTCCCGCTCCACCTACTCGCAAAATCCTCGCCACTCCACACGCAAGCCGCGACAATATACGACAAATTCATTACTATCAGCCAACTGATCAGAACTATGGCTGGCACATTTTTGTTCTGCGAGTGCCACGCTAGCGGCGGTACCAGCAACACAAAAGCTACAGTACAAAGCCCTATGACATTAGATTGGATACTCATCTGGCAGATTTAACATAGAGCTCTTTCCGGCCTCCACAACCAGCACGGTGCCCGCACCCGTTCGGCCTTTTTTATAACCCTACCCCAAGCTCCCATCCGAAACAAACAGCTAGTACTCTCGCATCAACAGCAGCTACAACTCCACTCGCTACTGCCATAACACATACCTCCAGCTCTTGGTTCTCCTCCAAGATGATACTTGTTTCCTGATCAGTGTCACAATGTATTGTCTGCCGCTGCGACAGCCGGCGAAATAGTGGCGCGCACTGGAAACCCCGTATAAGGAGCTGAAAACACAAGGTATGAAGATATATTCAACAGGATACCTCAAACAACTAGCTAGCTTTAAAGCGACATTGGCAATCTGAAGTGGAAACCTGCTTCAAAGGTGTCGGATAGTGTCTGCAATGCGTGTAACAGGCCTCCTGAGGGTCGTACGTATGTTTATAGATCTTGCCGAGAGCTGGGATTGGCATTAGATGACGAAGACCTGCGCCAGGGCTGTGACTGCCGTGAAGAGATAGTACCACAGGCCGTTGGCGGAGGTTGTGAGGGAGAAGCCGGAGGACTTGGACGTGGTTGACGGAGCGGTGGCAGAGATCGACATGAGTTTGCTCGAGTAGGTCTCGTTGGAGGGGATGGCGGACAGGATCGAGTGGATGTCGTTGTAGGAGAGGGAGGAGTCGAATTTGGTAGCGTTGGAGAGGAAGGTGATGACGTTGCCAGTGGAATCGAAGATCGCACCGCCTCTCATGGCGTTTCTTGTGTCTCTTGGGATGTAGCCGTAGGACTGGATGCCGGTGCCCAGATACTCGATGCCCTGGAAGGTGTGGAAGGTTGAGTAGAAGTGGTCGCGCTCGGTGCCGTTCATAGCTTCGAAGATGTCGAACTCGCCGCAACCGCTGGCCCAGCAGGAACAGTTTGGGTTGGTCGGGTACTGGGCGGTCCTCGGGATGTGGTCGTTCAGAAGCCAGATCGCTGGCAAGTCGTAGAACTCGATGGAACTGCTGTTGGACTGCGTCTCCCTCGGCATCTCAAAGTCGAACAGGAACATCTTCGTTACACCGCCAAACCCGTAGTACGCGGGGATCCCCTGGCGGTAGTAGCCGCAGCCCTTGCCTACGCCAGACTTGGGACACGACACgttggagaagatgatgaactcttcatcgGACGAGATATAGTTGTTGTCCTGCAGCAGCGTCGCAGAGGACGCCTTCGAGGTACCGTCGGACCCGGCGTACGTCAGCGCCTTGCCCAGACATTTCGAACTGTCGCCAGCAGCAGTCAGGAAGGTGACGTTCTCACCGACCTGTGCCGAAGCGTTGTAGTACGCACGACGGGTGAAGTCGCTGGAGGAAGCAGAGCTGCTCACATCAAAGGAGGGCGAATCGTAGTAGGCGAATTGGTGCAGCTTAAGAGGACCACGGAAATGGACCGAAAGATACGAAGACACGGGCGCATTGGTCCCGGAAAACCACTGCGGATCTCCCACCTCGCAGGAGCAGTCGTCAGCGTCGATGTTGGAAAACTTCTTCACCGGAGTGTACGTCCCGGCGAACCCAACGTTAGAGAACGCTATCTGGTCATACGCACTCACTTCCGCCCTGGCCACCTGCAGACACGCCAGAAACACACAGATCAAACGCACGGCAGCATTCATCTTACTTCGAGTTGGCCTCTGGAATGAATATTTGCAAATTGCAGCTCAAAGAGCCAAGAAATTCGAAAAATACAGAGATTGGTCAAGACCAAGCTATTTTAACTGCACATCAGGAGCACCACAGCACAGCCAGCATTCTCCCACGGCAGATCCGACGCTCTATTATTATCGCTCCTCGAGATGCTCTCTGTTCCTACCAACAAAATATCTCAGGAATAGGCAGTCGGGAAAGTCTTGGCATGACGAAAATCGCCCTGCACAGAGAAACCTGCGCACGGCCAGGAGATGCTGTATGTCGCGAAACTCAACCTCGAGAACGTCGGAACGACGCTGTCGTCGAGAGCCTAGTTGGTGTAGCCTGTGTCGTACGCCATCACCAGCAGGAGTATCGTGACGGAGTACGCCACGACTGCCAGGACCGTCCACATGGTCCACTTTCTGTAGTAGGCTCTTTTCGCTTCGTGCGAGTCCAGTATTTGGGACGCTGCTTGCTTGAGAAACAGCTTTCTGTGGTATTGCAGGCCGTGTGGGGGAGACGCTGGGTCCGCGAATGTGACAGTGGTTTCGTTGACTCGGTCAATTTCCGCTGCGACATCGTTGCTTATTTCGAGATGGGTCTTGTCGATTTTTGTCTCGACTTCGTAGACAGTAGGTAGTTCTTCTGGCGGGATCTCGGCGTGTGTGGGCTCGTAGTCGAGATGCCACTGGGTGTAGACGTAGATCAGAATGTTCCCGATCCAGAGGAATGGTAGAAAGAAACCGCCAGCAAGCCATCGGGGTACCAAGCTTTCGTAGCGGGCGCCTGCCTGGCAGGATGGACACTCGCAGGCGTACCATTgggcctcttcttcgacaaatGAGTTCAAGTTTTTCGGTTTGCTGGCCATACCTACTGTCTTCAATTTGTGACGCTGCAGCCGGCCTACAAAACATAAAAAATACAATGGTTACATGACAGTACGAATGAGCTAAAGCGCTGGCTTTTATACAAGTGCAGTATTCAATTCAAGCATTGCAACGCCGGTGAAGGGCGTCTAAGAAGTACGATCGCTGGCTGAATGTGTCAGTATTTGCTATGCATTTTCCGCTTTCGGCGATGACAATTTTGAACTGGCGCGACATGTTCAGTTACATGAATTATGGGTTCACAGCTTCTGAAACGCTGGAGTATGTTACTGCTTGTGGTTTCGAagatctttcttcctcttctgcaAAAACTTCTCCATATATGACTGAGTGAATTGCTTCACTTTGAGGCGCTTCTCTTTCGTTGGCTCCTTAGGAGGTGATTTGGTCAAGTCTTTCTTGAGTTCTTTCGCTGTCAGAATCTTGACTATGTCCCTGGCGCACAGCTTGGCGTGATCATGAGATAAGTCATTTTCATGCTCGTACTTCCTTAGCAGGTTTGGGACAAATGAGGCGAAAAACTTGTTCCATTTGTGCTCCAAGTGATTTgtttgagaaagctttttcttcttcagctttctttcttctctctctttctcctcttTGATCTGAGCCTCTTTCTCGAGTTCCCTCTGCTTattggcttcttcgataatTCTCAGAAGATCGTTTCTCTTTTGgttttccagctccatcTTGCCTTTCAAGGCGCGcatttcctccttctttgcCTGCTCAATGGCTTCCATCTCCATCTCTAGTCGTTTCTGCTTGTTCTTTTCGTATTCTTCGTTATCCAGTCTGGGCCGCTTGGTCCCGTTAGTGCCGTTTCTCCTGGAGGCGCTATCTTTTGCTGAGTAGGGTTTCGAATTAAACGTTTTCGAAGAGCCCGTTGGTGGGTTATGCAGCTTTGTTTTTTGTTGAGCGTTATAATACATGGGTTTACCATTTTCGTGAACGATTTCCCATCCTGGTGGTAATCTGATCCGTCGTAAGTCAACCATTCTATTCGATGCTTCCCTTATGTCTTTCTTATCTATTCTTTTGTAGGTCTCAAACTCGGCCCATTTGGCCAGTAACTCGTCGCAGTCTTCTGCCAATCCTTTttgcttttccttcaaataTGAGACCTGTTGATCGATCTGGGACGCAGTAATACCATTCTTAGTTGTCTTGGGTAACTTCAACAGGAAGCTAACAATCTTTTGGCCCATCTCCAAATCGTCCTCGAAGATCTGAAGCAGTTTTGCCAGGCACGTATATCCATGCAGCTTGATGACCTGGTGGTGCAAAGACTCATCCTCTATCTCGTATAGTCTGTTAAATAGCTTCTGTGCAATTAGTCTATCATCTGCCTGCAACAGAACACTCATAACTTTTGTCACATCTTGGGGATTCTCGCAACCTGACGGATGCAGTGATTCCACAAATTCGATGTTGAAATTATTTCCTTCAGCCTTCTCAATCTTGAGCCCTTGGCTCtttttcatcttgatcCATTTCTTCTCAGCCGAGCTACTCACAGCTAGTGCATCTGCAATATTCTGCGGCAAAAGAGATGCGGCATCGGTCTGAGTCTTGCCACCCAAAAAGCCTATACAATTAGGCTCTTCACAGTAGCATTTCTGTGCTGTTGCGCCGTACCTATCGACATTGTAATCGAAAGTGATTTCTTCCCCTCTGGAGATTTTCCTCTTGGCGAATATTCCCATCCTTAGTTTCCCTGCGACCACCCATTTATTCACATAGGCGTTTGGATTACAGGAATGATTACAGAACCGAGCTAGTGAGCCCTTCAGCGTAGCGTCAATAAATTCACCGTTTTGCAACATCA
Above is a genomic segment from Torulaspora globosa chromosome 1, complete sequence containing:
- the SET2 gene encoding histone methyltransferase SET2 (ancestral locus Anc_1.170), translating into MSSRSPSPVATKKFDAYEDKTQEALATFENLEECSYALKRLGSAKNNEFMECDCFEDFSEGFNHACDENSDCINRLTLIECVNGLCGSCGDDCQNQRFQKKQYADIAVFQTKLKGYGVRAESDIEENQFIYEYKGEVIAEEEFRERLVEYDERNYKHFYFMMLQNGEFIDATLKGSLARFCNHSCNPNAYVNKWVVAGKLRMGIFAKRKISRGEEITFDYNVDRYGATAQKCYCEEPNCIGFLGGKTQTDAASLLPQNIADALAVSSSAEKKWIKMKKSQGLKIEKAEGNNFNIEFVESLHPSGCENPQDVTKVMSVLLQADDRLIAQKLFNRLYEIEDESLHHQVIKLHGYTCLAKLLQIFEDDLEMGQKIVSFLLKLPKTTKNGITASQIDQQVSYLKEKQKGLAEDCDELLAKWAEFETYKRIDKKDIREASNRMVDLRRIRLPPGWEIVHENGKPMYYNAQQKTKLHNPPTGSSKTFNSKPYSAKDSASRRNGTNGTKRPRLDNEEYEKNKQKRLEMEMEAIEQAKKEEMRALKGKMELENQKRNDLLRIIEEANKQRELEKEAQIKEEKEREERKLKKKKLSQTNHLEHKWNKFFASFVPNLLRKYEHENDLSHDHAKLCARDIVKILTAKELKKDLTKSPPKEPTKEKRLKVKQFTQSYMEKFLQKRKKDLRNHKQ